The Candidatus Hinthialibacter antarcticus genome contains a region encoding:
- a CDS encoding DUF4838 domain-containing protein, whose amino-acid sequence MMKRLFAIVFAIVFVSAVSEAKEYVKTNALANWSIVASEDAIPSEKYAAQEFQRLLKDVSGITLPITSRPPESAGVIFIGYSEEMAASEVGFSIDDLGEEGLRIHTTSNQISIAGGRPRGTLYGVYEFMERYFDVRFLTHDHTYIPSKKTTRIPCETFTYIPPFTFRWSYYKENAAYQDFAAKLRVNTTTTDEKLGGKTNQELINHSFHHLLSVEEYGKTHPEYFALVDGERKLDMWGGGPELCVTNPDVIEIVANKVIQELDANPDRQNYSVSQNDNDKYCRCKRCEEINQREGTPMGSHLAFVNAVAERVEAKHPDVKIGTLSYWYTRKPPKTIRPRDNVQIQLCSIECSTLYALDDPDSEKNREFCDDMNKWGAMCDDIWIWNYNTNFRYYDLPFPNLRIISPNIQYFVKNHVKGLFMQANGNSMTGEMCDLRNYVISRCMWDPDLDGWELAKEFCQLHYGKAAKTVFAYLDFLHDNAERAGYEPGCFPNPYELGLNAEVSTKIFKYFQKALKQTENEEVFKRVEKASICAWRAVLETCGEMQINDGKLVVRYPAPFEDAVEKYKALTKKYGQERAEEWEPIDNYYSLLDRATKEGFKAEKLENDQWSVPVIAEKNGMIVDLFYKPKKRYLTGNFADRSLRLLFDRCTIEEQGVKGFQDAPEEFESESSQDAVVLSKKLADGSMYTRQIGFDAENPGQIVFKTEITHNGAEPKTYQIQITPEFHSGEATGNSKIVSAYIQDDGWRLFNEDWKDSDGPGKQILRNATGGEYAFFNHKQRYGVKLSYDSEHVYAQSLYWNPHYPLATLGLMTKEIELKPGGHFSFEYRMEYLSRRPR is encoded by the coding sequence ATGATGAAACGTTTATTTGCAATCGTCTTTGCAATAGTGTTTGTATCCGCTGTTTCTGAAGCAAAAGAATATGTAAAAACAAACGCATTAGCAAACTGGTCAATTGTCGCGTCTGAAGACGCCATCCCAAGCGAAAAATATGCGGCGCAGGAGTTTCAGCGTTTATTGAAAGACGTGAGCGGTATTACGCTGCCGATCACGTCTCGCCCTCCTGAGAGCGCAGGCGTGATTTTCATCGGTTATAGTGAAGAGATGGCGGCAAGCGAGGTGGGATTTTCTATTGATGATTTGGGTGAAGAAGGGCTGCGCATCCACACAACCTCAAATCAAATTTCCATCGCGGGCGGGCGCCCCCGGGGAACGCTCTACGGCGTTTACGAATTTATGGAGCGCTATTTTGACGTTCGCTTTCTGACGCACGACCATACCTACATTCCATCAAAGAAAACAACAAGAATACCATGCGAGACATTTACTTACATTCCGCCGTTTACGTTCCGCTGGAGTTATTACAAAGAGAACGCCGCCTATCAGGATTTCGCGGCGAAATTACGCGTGAACACAACAACCACTGATGAAAAGTTGGGCGGGAAAACCAATCAGGAACTGATCAACCATTCGTTTCATCATTTACTTTCTGTTGAAGAGTATGGAAAAACACACCCCGAATATTTTGCTCTCGTCGATGGCGAACGAAAATTGGATATGTGGGGCGGCGGGCCGGAACTGTGCGTCACCAATCCAGACGTGATAGAAATTGTAGCGAACAAGGTGATTCAAGAATTAGACGCGAACCCGGACCGGCAAAACTATAGCGTGAGTCAAAACGATAATGACAAGTATTGCCGCTGCAAACGCTGCGAAGAAATCAACCAGCGCGAAGGAACGCCGATGGGTTCCCACTTGGCTTTCGTCAACGCTGTCGCCGAACGCGTCGAAGCCAAGCATCCCGATGTTAAGATTGGCACCCTGTCGTATTGGTACACCCGCAAACCGCCAAAAACCATCCGCCCGCGCGACAACGTCCAGATTCAATTGTGCAGCATAGAATGCAGCACATTGTATGCGCTGGATGATCCTGATTCAGAAAAGAACCGGGAATTCTGCGATGACATGAACAAATGGGGCGCGATGTGCGACGATATATGGATATGGAATTACAACACCAATTTCCGCTATTACGACCTGCCGTTTCCCAATCTGCGCATCATCAGCCCCAATATTCAGTATTTTGTGAAGAACCATGTGAAGGGCCTGTTCATGCAAGCCAACGGCAACAGCATGACGGGTGAAATGTGCGACCTGCGTAACTACGTCATCAGCCGTTGTATGTGGGACCCCGATTTAGACGGTTGGGAATTGGCGAAAGAATTTTGTCAGTTGCATTATGGTAAGGCGGCGAAAACGGTTTTTGCCTATCTGGATTTTCTGCATGACAACGCCGAACGCGCGGGGTATGAGCCGGGCTGTTTTCCCAATCCGTATGAGTTGGGATTGAATGCAGAGGTTTCAACCAAAATTTTCAAATACTTTCAAAAGGCGCTAAAGCAAACCGAAAATGAGGAAGTCTTTAAGCGCGTTGAAAAAGCCTCGATTTGCGCCTGGCGGGCGGTGTTGGAAACCTGCGGCGAAATGCAAATTAACGATGGAAAATTAGTCGTTCGCTACCCGGCGCCGTTTGAAGACGCAGTCGAAAAATACAAAGCACTAACAAAGAAGTATGGTCAAGAGCGCGCCGAAGAATGGGAGCCTATCGATAATTATTATTCGCTGTTAGATCGCGCAACAAAAGAAGGCTTCAAAGCGGAAAAATTAGAAAATGATCAATGGTCGGTCCCCGTGATTGCTGAAAAGAACGGCATGATCGTTGATCTTTTCTATAAGCCAAAGAAGCGCTATTTAACGGGCAACTTTGCCGACCGTTCGCTGCGCTTATTGTTTGACCGTTGTACGATTGAAGAACAAGGTGTTAAGGGATTTCAGGATGCGCCAGAAGAATTTGAATCTGAGTCGAGCCAAGACGCTGTCGTTCTAAGTAAGAAACTTGCCGACGGTTCGATGTATACCCGCCAGATTGGTTTTGACGCTGAAAACCCCGGTCAAATCGTGTTTAAGACAGAGATCACCCACAACGGCGCCGAACCCAAAACCTATCAGATTCAGATCACGCCGGAATTTCATTCTGGCGAGGCGACCGGCAATTCAAAGATTGTTAGCGCATATATCCAAGACGATGGTTGGCGCCTGTTTAACGAAGACTGGAAAGACAGCGATGGACCGGGAAAACAAATTCTTCGAAATGCAACAGGCGGAGAATACGCATTCTTTAATCATAAGCAGCGCTACGGCGTCAAACTTAGTTATGACTCTGAACACGTGTATGCCCAAAGTTTATATTGGAACCCGCATTATCCGCTTGCAACCCTGGGGCTGATGACAAAAGAGATTGAACTCAAACCTGGCGGGCATTTTTCGTTTGAATACCGTATGGAGTATCTATCTCGACGTCCACGTTGA
- the rhaT gene encoding L-rhamnose/proton symporter RhaT: protein MNNPFFGVFLHAIGGLAAASFYIPFKKVQHWSWESYWLVGGVFSWLVAPWVVAALTAPNVLQILSASPASSLVWCYLFGVLWGVGGLTFGLSMRYLGMSLGYAIALGFCAAFGTIIPPLFAGQFGELISNLAGVVTLSGVVVCLVGISFCGLAGIRKEKELPIEEKKKTVIEFDLWKGIWVALFAGVMSACMSFGINAGKPIADMAVQFSTPDIWKNTPVFIIILAGGFTTNLIWCLYLNYKNNTWGDYVRLIDTPIVFNYLFSALAGVTWYLQFMFYGMGTTQMGKYDFGSWTIHMAFIIIFSNIWGWSFHEWKGVSKRTHRLVWIGVGILLLSTIVVGLGNYLAE from the coding sequence GTGAATAATCCATTCTTCGGCGTGTTTCTACATGCAATCGGCGGATTGGCTGCGGCCAGTTTTTATATTCCGTTCAAAAAAGTCCAACACTGGTCGTGGGAAAGTTACTGGCTGGTGGGCGGCGTTTTCAGTTGGCTCGTCGCGCCTTGGGTGGTTGCAGCGCTGACGGCGCCGAATGTGTTGCAGATTCTTTCGGCGTCCCCTGCGTCGTCGCTGGTCTGGTGTTATCTGTTCGGCGTCTTATGGGGCGTCGGCGGTTTGACCTTCGGCTTGTCGATGCGCTACCTGGGCATGTCGCTGGGCTATGCGATTGCGCTAGGGTTTTGCGCGGCGTTCGGCACAATCATCCCTCCCCTCTTCGCCGGACAGTTTGGCGAACTCATCAGTAACCTCGCGGGCGTGGTGACGCTGTCTGGCGTTGTCGTTTGTCTGGTTGGGATTTCGTTTTGCGGCCTGGCGGGCATCCGAAAAGAAAAAGAACTGCCCATCGAGGAAAAGAAAAAAACGGTTATTGAGTTTGATTTGTGGAAGGGAATCTGGGTCGCGCTGTTCGCCGGGGTGATGAGCGCTTGTATGTCATTCGGCATTAACGCCGGAAAGCCCATCGCCGACATGGCCGTTCAGTTTTCTACGCCGGATATCTGGAAGAACACGCCGGTATTTATCATCATCCTTGCAGGCGGATTTACGACCAATTTAATCTGGTGTCTGTATTTGAATTATAAAAATAACACGTGGGGCGACTATGTTCGCTTGATTGATACTCCCATCGTATTCAATTATTTATTTTCTGCGCTGGCTGGCGTCACCTGGTATCTGCAATTCATGTTTTATGGAATGGGCACCACCCAGATGGGGAAATATGACTTTGGCAGTTGGACCATCCACATGGCGTTTATTATCATTTTTTCGAATATCTGGGGCTGGTCGTTTCATGAATGGAAGGGCGTGAGCAAACGCACTCATCGTCTGGTTTGGATCGGCGTTGGGATATTACTGCTTTCAACTATCGTTGTCGGCTTAGGCAATTATCTGGCTGAATAA
- a CDS encoding family 78 glycoside hydrolase catalytic domain codes for MVKHCWKIALFITCLTFIFDANAAISVNHLRCEYKNNPAGIDCQNPRLSWWIDSEKRGVMQTAYQILVASSQEKLQSGDSDLWDSGKVRSSNSIQQEYQGQALPSFQSVFWKIRIWDEDDNASPWSEPAFWINGVMKTDDWKASWIGLELTAPFRQEDGLPLFRREFSIEKEVRLAIVSVCGLGQYELFINSKKTADQFLDPAWSVYEKTVYYNTFDVTDQLQQGENAFGVMLGKGFYNTQGDRRVHGVNNDGRLKLILQCNVEYADGTRDVLCSDGSWKAAHGPVTHSAILAGEDYDARRSQPGWTAPEFDDGGWANASVVDAPTGNIKAAISEPMREMQIFQPVQIDALPNGDFVYDFGQNASAVPSLIVRGKPGQSLRLTPAEQRHGQSPERANNGSGPVNQAGVGSPNYYQYTIGPDQSETWRPQFTYGGFQYIQVSGAVPKGNENPGGLPVIESLQSIHVRNAAAEVGGFECSNPLFNRIDELIDWAVKSNLGHVLTDCPTREKLGWLEVSYLMGPSMSRKYDLAALYAKKAQDIEDSQDDSGEIFTVAPNYPKFDGGFRYTPEWGAAGVIIPWQLYRWYGDERVLEEHFDMMKRFVDSMKESSDGLVPRAGLGDWYDYGHGENMGPSRFTSPQLTAMATFYRCCVIVADSADLLGKTNENQQYEDLAKQIKSAFNTNFYEGNGRYKNEGSPQTANAIALSVGLVGSENRDDVLKSIVDDLKHRNFQQTAGDVGFYYLVDALASLGEHENLFQNVNRNAEGSYGYILDLDWNSMPEAWNANTSASMNHCMLGHIQQWFYHYLLGIQQAEGSIGFKQVVIDPAVVEGLNWARGYYDSIHGRISCDWKKSEKLLTMKVSVPANTTAIIHVPTIDADKITESGRPVQNRNDVDMMGIENGSALFKVGSGNYTFTSLIHE; via the coding sequence ATGGTAAAGCATTGTTGGAAAATTGCTCTCTTTATCACATGCCTTACATTTATTTTTGATGCAAATGCTGCGATCTCTGTAAATCATCTTCGTTGTGAATATAAAAACAATCCCGCCGGAATTGATTGTCAGAATCCACGATTGAGTTGGTGGATTGATTCTGAAAAACGCGGCGTGATGCAAACCGCCTATCAAATTCTCGTTGCGTCCAGCCAGGAGAAATTACAGAGCGGCGACAGCGATCTTTGGGACAGCGGCAAGGTTCGCTCTTCCAATTCAATTCAACAAGAATACCAAGGGCAGGCGCTGCCGTCGTTTCAATCTGTATTTTGGAAAATTCGTATATGGGACGAGGATGATAACGCATCGCCTTGGAGCGAGCCAGCGTTCTGGATCAACGGCGTGATGAAAACTGACGATTGGAAGGCGTCATGGATCGGGTTGGAACTAACAGCGCCGTTTCGTCAGGAAGACGGGCTTCCCTTATTTCGCCGGGAGTTTTCGATTGAGAAAGAAGTCCGGCTTGCGATTGTCAGCGTGTGCGGGCTTGGGCAGTATGAACTTTTTATCAATAGCAAGAAGACAGCCGATCAATTTCTTGATCCTGCCTGGTCGGTGTATGAAAAGACCGTTTATTACAACACATTCGATGTGACTGACCAGTTGCAGCAAGGCGAAAACGCATTCGGCGTCATGCTTGGCAAGGGTTTTTATAACACGCAAGGCGACCGCAGAGTGCATGGCGTCAATAATGATGGCCGTCTGAAACTGATCTTACAATGTAATGTGGAATACGCCGATGGAACTCGCGACGTTCTTTGTTCGGACGGAAGTTGGAAGGCGGCGCATGGCCCGGTCACGCACAGCGCCATCCTTGCGGGAGAAGATTATGACGCCCGGCGCAGTCAGCCCGGATGGACGGCGCCGGAATTTGACGACGGCGGTTGGGCGAATGCGTCTGTGGTTGATGCGCCAACAGGTAATATCAAAGCCGCGATTTCAGAGCCGATGCGGGAGATGCAGATATTCCAGCCTGTTCAGATAGATGCCTTGCCGAATGGCGATTTTGTTTATGATTTTGGACAAAACGCATCAGCGGTCCCATCGTTAATCGTGCGAGGCAAGCCCGGGCAAAGCCTTCGTCTGACGCCAGCCGAACAACGCCACGGGCAATCGCCGGAACGCGCCAATAATGGAAGCGGGCCGGTCAACCAGGCGGGCGTCGGTTCGCCGAATTATTATCAATACACGATTGGCCCAGACCAAAGCGAGACATGGCGCCCGCAATTCACCTATGGCGGGTTTCAATATATTCAGGTGAGCGGCGCTGTTCCAAAGGGGAATGAAAACCCCGGCGGCTTGCCTGTTATTGAGTCGCTGCAATCCATTCATGTGCGCAACGCTGCGGCTGAAGTCGGCGGTTTTGAATGCTCGAACCCGTTGTTCAATCGCATTGACGAGCTGATTGATTGGGCGGTCAAAAGCAACCTCGGCCACGTGCTGACTGATTGCCCGACGCGCGAAAAGTTGGGTTGGCTCGAAGTCAGTTATTTGATGGGGCCTTCGATGTCGCGCAAGTATGATCTCGCGGCGCTCTATGCAAAGAAGGCGCAAGACATCGAAGATTCGCAAGATGACAGCGGCGAAATTTTCACCGTCGCGCCCAATTACCCAAAGTTTGACGGCGGTTTTCGATACACGCCGGAATGGGGCGCCGCCGGTGTAATAATTCCTTGGCAACTGTATCGCTGGTACGGTGACGAACGCGTACTCGAAGAACACTTTGACATGATGAAGCGCTTTGTTGATTCTATGAAAGAATCATCTGACGGTTTGGTTCCACGCGCGGGGTTGGGTGACTGGTATGACTATGGGCACGGTGAAAATATGGGGCCGTCGCGGTTTACATCGCCTCAATTAACCGCCATGGCGACCTTTTACCGCTGTTGCGTCATCGTCGCTGACAGCGCTGATCTCTTGGGGAAAACGAATGAGAATCAACAGTACGAAGATTTAGCGAAGCAAATCAAATCCGCATTCAATACAAATTTCTATGAAGGAAATGGACGATACAAAAATGAGGGCAGCCCGCAAACAGCGAATGCGATCGCGCTTTCCGTTGGATTGGTTGGCTCTGAAAATCGAGATGATGTTCTGAAATCAATCGTTGATGATTTGAAACACCGCAACTTTCAACAGACCGCTGGCGATGTCGGTTTCTATTATCTGGTCGATGCGCTAGCGAGTCTGGGCGAACATGAAAATCTCTTTCAAAATGTGAACCGCAACGCCGAAGGCAGTTATGGATATATTCTCGACCTGGATTGGAACTCGATGCCCGAAGCCTGGAACGCAAATACTTCCGCCTCGATGAACCATTGCATGCTTGGGCACATTCAACAATGGTTTTATCATTACTTGTTAGGAATCCAGCAAGCGGAGGGTTCAATTGGTTTCAAACAAGTTGTCATTGATCCCGCTGTTGTTGAAGGGCTTAATTGGGCCAGAGGATACTACGATTCGATTCATGGGCGAATTTCATGCGATTGGAAAAAGTCGGAGAAATTATTGACGATGAAAGTCAGCGTTCCAGCAAACACAACCGCGATCATTCATGTTCCGACCATTGACGCCGACAAGATTACGGAGAGCGGCCGCCCAGTCCAGAACCGAAATGATGTTGACATGATGGGGATAGAAAATGGTTCTGCGCTTTTCAAAGTTGGTTCAGGAAACTATACATTCACATCACTCATCCATGAGTAA
- a CDS encoding L-fucose/L-arabinose isomerase family protein gives MTSLPTIKPPRKARIGLYSIGHPHYWEQFDGLLNRLTGYGQFIEKRLGEWGDVFNAGMIDQESKARQAGEWFNEKNVDLIFCHVATYQMSASHLAIAQAAKCPVVVLNLQPAEQINYEKTTTGEWLAHCVGCATPEIANAFLRAGIQFRVVSGLLGLEKTPEISLADEVTYQHPEAMSAWREIEEWVKAASAMRTLRSGRMGFLGHTYPGMLDMYTDFTMVQSQAGMYVEILEMCDLARLVKSVTEAEKQKKIEDVKQMFVISEDSPADPLAQKPQPEQLDWACTVAAAQEKMVREFDLDALTYYYRGDAGNEYQQIQEAFILGHSLLTAQGIPCAGEGDMKTAIAMKIADTLGVGGSYSEIVVCDYKEKSILLGHDGPFHVNIAAKKPILRGMGLFHGKWGSGVSVEAQVQRGPITIHNITQTHDRKLKSIINHGTATDGPVLRIGNTMTQVQFAMPVSEFMNRWFELGPTHHCALSIGHNAGAISKLADLMGWACESVCL, from the coding sequence ATGACTTCGCTTCCAACCATTAAACCGCCCCGCAAAGCGCGAATCGGGCTATATTCCATCGGCCACCCGCATTATTGGGAACAGTTTGACGGGCTGTTAAACCGCTTGACCGGCTATGGGCAATTCATTGAAAAGCGCTTGGGCGAATGGGGCGACGTGTTTAACGCCGGGATGATCGACCAGGAGTCGAAAGCAAGACAAGCCGGAGAATGGTTCAACGAAAAAAACGTCGATCTGATTTTTTGCCATGTGGCGACCTATCAGATGAGCGCATCTCATCTCGCTATCGCGCAAGCAGCGAAATGCCCGGTTGTGGTGTTGAACTTACAGCCCGCTGAGCAAATCAATTATGAAAAAACCACCACAGGCGAATGGCTAGCGCATTGCGTGGGATGCGCCACGCCGGAAATCGCCAACGCGTTTCTTCGCGCGGGCATACAATTTCGCGTGGTGAGCGGATTGCTCGGACTTGAGAAAACGCCGGAAATTTCGCTCGCGGATGAAGTCACTTATCAGCATCCAGAAGCGATGTCCGCTTGGAGAGAAATTGAAGAATGGGTGAAAGCCGCATCGGCCATGCGAACGCTGCGCAGCGGGCGAATGGGATTTTTAGGGCATACCTACCCGGGCATGTTAGATATGTACACTGATTTCACCATGGTGCAGTCGCAAGCGGGGATGTACGTTGAAATTTTAGAAATGTGCGACTTGGCGCGTTTGGTGAAATCGGTTACGGAGGCCGAGAAACAAAAGAAAATCGAAGACGTGAAGCAGATGTTCGTCATCAGCGAAGATTCACCCGCTGACCCATTGGCCCAAAAACCTCAGCCGGAGCAATTGGATTGGGCCTGCACCGTCGCGGCGGCGCAAGAGAAGATGGTGCGTGAATTTGATCTGGACGCGTTGACTTACTATTATCGCGGCGACGCGGGCAATGAATATCAACAAATACAGGAAGCGTTTATTCTGGGCCATTCGCTTCTGACCGCCCAAGGGATTCCATGCGCGGGCGAAGGCGATATGAAAACTGCCATCGCAATGAAAATTGCGGATACGCTGGGCGTGGGCGGCAGTTATAGCGAGATCGTCGTGTGCGACTATAAAGAGAAGTCGATCCTATTAGGACACGATGGGCCCTTTCATGTGAACATCGCCGCAAAAAAACCGATCTTGCGCGGCATGGGGTTGTTCCACGGCAAGTGGGGCAGCGGCGTTTCCGTTGAAGCGCAGGTTCAACGCGGCCCCATCACAATTCACAATATCACTCAAACGCATGACAGAAAATTGAAGTCAATTATAAACCACGGCACGGCGACGGACGGGCCAGTGCTTCGCATCGGCAACACCATGACGCAGGTGCAATTTGCCATGCCGGTCAGTGAATTTATGAACCGCTGGTTTGAGTTGGGGCCGACCCATCATTGCGCGCTTTCGATTGGGCATAACGCCGGAGCGATATCAAAACTGGCCGACTTGATGGGCTGGGCGTGCGAGTCTGTTTGTTTATAG
- a CDS encoding DUF1800 family protein, with protein sequence MATATPTAAETPLTLAEHAANRLMFGPRPGDNDAINAMGFDAFVDQQLDPATIDDAEAEQIINAAPRETLTETMPQLFDRRSTSPYAEVIRPIKEVRFDTMVRAVESKKQLQERMVNFWYDHFNLYGWDYTTRSPGV encoded by the coding sequence ATGGCTACAGCAACCCCCACGGCTGCAGAAACTCCGCTGACGTTGGCTGAACATGCAGCAAACCGGCTGATGTTCGGCCCTCGTCCCGGCGATAATGACGCCATCAATGCAATGGGCTTCGACGCATTTGTTGACCAACAACTTGATCCAGCAACCATCGACGACGCCGAGGCAGAACAAATTATCAACGCAGCGCCGCGCGAAACCCTCACTGAAACCATGCCGCAACTCTTCGACCGTCGCAGTACATCACCCTACGCCGAGGTAATCCGTCCGATCAAAGAAGTGCGTTTTGATACGATGGTTCGCGCGGTTGAATCGAAAAAGCAGTTGCAAGAACGCATGGTCAACTTCTGGTATGACCACTTCAATTTATACGGCTGGGACTACACCACCCGGTCTCCCGGCGTGTAA
- a CDS encoding WD40 repeat domain-containing protein translates to MKKLQSLFVLSLVITILSVAQTYGQDIPITVYGGSKIYSVAFSPDGKKVLTGNDDSTAKLWDAETGQQICTFSGHSNRVNSVAFSPDGTKILTGSDDRTAKLWDAETGQETRTFNGHLDDVRSVAFSPDGTKIITGSWDDTAKLWDAETGQQIHTFSGNTINVNSVVFSPDGTKILMGSSDWTMGFSPKTAIMWDTETGEEIRTFSGHLYSSVNSVAFSPDGTKVLTGSGDKTAKLWNAITGEEIRTFSGDFGAVSSVAFSPDGTKILTGSSDGIARLWNAGTGQIVFAVRHTRGVNSAVFSPDGTRILTGSDDTTTKLSNTETGLEIRTFSEHLGGVRSVAFSPDGSTILTGSDDRTAKLWNADTGLQIRTFLGHLDNVNSVAFSPDGTKILTGSYDDTAKLWDAETGQEIHTFTTHTFSIPSSGVNSAVYSPDGKKILTGNILESTAILWNAETGRLIRKFSGNTDWIYSVAFSPDGTKILTGSRDKTAKLWDAETGQQIGTFIGHSNGVNSAAFSPDGTKILTGSSDNTAKLWNAETGQEIRTFSGHSHWIYSVAFSPDGSKILTGSEDKTAKLWDASTGEEIRTFSVHLGAINSVAFSPDGTKILTGSDDRTALLWDISDLNQSSIENALLY, encoded by the coding sequence ATGAAAAAGTTACAAAGTCTATTTGTTCTCTCGTTGGTTATAACGATTCTCAGTGTTGCGCAGACATATGGTCAAGATATTCCTATAACCGTGTATGGAGGTTCGAAAATATATTCTGTCGCATTTTCGCCGGATGGCAAGAAGGTTCTTACGGGAAATGATGATAGTACCGCGAAATTGTGGGATGCTGAAACGGGTCAGCAGATTTGTACTTTCTCGGGACATTCAAATCGTGTAAATTCCGTCGCATTTTCGCCGGATGGTACGAAGATACTTACGGGAAGTGATGATAGAACGGCGAAGTTGTGGGATGCTGAAACGGGCCAGGAGACTCGTACGTTCAACGGGCATTTGGATGATGTCCGTTCCGTCGCATTTTCCCCGGATGGCACGAAGATTATTACGGGAAGTTGGGACGATACAGCGAAATTGTGGGATGCTGAAACAGGCCAGCAGATTCATACATTTTCAGGGAATACGATAAATGTAAATTCCGTCGTGTTTTCGCCCGATGGGACGAAGATTCTGATGGGCTCATCAGATTGGACAATGGGCTTCTCTCCTAAAACAGCAATAATGTGGGATACTGAAACTGGTGAAGAGATTCGTACGTTCTCTGGGCATTTGTATAGTAGCGTAAACTCCGTTGCATTTTCGCCAGATGGTACGAAAGTTCTAACGGGAAGCGGTGATAAAACGGCGAAATTGTGGAATGCGATTACTGGTGAAGAGATTCGTACATTCTCAGGAGATTTTGGCGCTGTAAGTTCCGTCGCATTTTCACCGGATGGCACTAAAATTCTTACGGGAAGTAGTGATGGAATAGCAAGGTTGTGGAATGCTGGAACCGGGCAGATAGTTTTTGCGGTCAGGCATACGCGCGGTGTTAATTCAGCGGTGTTTTCGCCGGATGGTACAAGGATTCTAACAGGAAGTGATGACACCACGACGAAATTGTCGAATACTGAAACGGGTCTGGAGATTCGTACGTTCTCGGAGCATTTGGGTGGTGTCCGTTCCGTCGCATTTTCACCGGATGGTTCAACGATTTTAACAGGAAGTGATGATAGAACTGCGAAGCTTTGGAATGCTGATACGGGTTTGCAGATTCGTACATTTTTGGGGCATTTGGATAATGTCAATTCTGTCGCATTTTCGCCGGATGGCACGAAGATTCTTACGGGAAGTTATGATGACACGGCGAAATTGTGGGATGCTGAAACGGGCCAAGAGATACATACTTTCACTACCCATACGTTCTCTATCCCTTCATCTGGTGTTAACTCAGCCGTGTATTCACCGGATGGCAAGAAGATTCTTACTGGTAATATTTTGGAAAGTACTGCAATATTATGGAATGCTGAAACGGGCCGACTAATTCGTAAGTTTTCGGGGAATACTGATTGGATATACTCTGTCGCGTTTTCGCCGGATGGTACCAAGATTCTAACGGGAAGCCGTGATAAAACCGCGAAATTGTGGGATGCTGAAACGGGCCAGCAGATTGGTACGTTCATTGGCCATTCGAATGGTGTTAACTCAGCCGCGTTTTCGCCGGATGGCACGAAGATTCTTACGGGAAGTTCTGATAACACGGCGAAATTGTGGAATGCTGAAACGGGCCAAGAGATTCGAACGTTCTCGGGACATTCTCATTGGATATACTCTGTGGCATTTTCACCGGATGGTTCGAAAATTCTAACGGGAAGTGAAGATAAAACGGCGAAATTGTGGGATGCGAGTACGGGCGAAGAAATTCGTACATTCTCGGTACATTTAGGTGCTATTAATTCCGTGGCGTTTTCACCGGATGGTACGAAGATTTTAACTGGAAGTGATGATAGAACAGCATTGCTGTGGGACATTAGCGACCTGAACCAATCATCTATCGAAAACGCACTTTTGTATTGA